The sequence GTGGGATTTCACCATGCTTCTCTATGCCGTGGCTGAATTGGCCGGGCTCAAGCGCTTGCGTTTCAGCACCAGTCACCCGATGGAGATGACCAGTGAGCTCTGTCTCGCCTTTGCCGAGATTCCACAGCTGATGCCTTACCTGCATCTGCCGGTACAGAGTGGCTCGGATAACCTGCTTAAGGTGATGCATCGCGGCCATAACCGCGAAACCTACTTCCGCATTATCGACGAACTGCGGGAGCACTGCCCCGATATCGCGCTCTCTTCCGACTTTATTGTCGGTTATCCGGGCGAGACGGAGGAGGACTTCGAGGCCACGCTTGATCTGGTTCGCCGCGTGGACTACGGCTCGGCCTTCTGTTTTAAATATTCACCGCGTCCGGGAACACCTGCCTCCAAGGTTGAGGACAGCGTGCCGGAAGATGTGAAGGATATTCGGCTGCAACGGTTGCTGGCCCTGACTCGTGAGCAGACGCGTGCTGCCATGGAGTCACAGATCGGCAAGATCGTTGAGGTTCTGGTTGAGAAAGAGAGTCGTGATGCCGGCGATATGGCGGGTCGCACGGCCGATTTTAAGATCGTCCATTTCAAGGGGCAAAAGCGCCAGATCGGGCAGATTATGCCGGTGCGCATTACCGAGGCCTACGGGCAGTCACTCAGGGGCGAGTTGATTCTTGCCAGCGATTAGAGGCATTATACAACCATGACAGCAGTTACCCTGCGCCTTGAGGCGCGCGATTCATTCTCTTTGCAGAGCCTGTGCGGTGCCGGAAACCGGATACTCAACAGGGTTGAGCAGTTTTATCAGGTTCGTTTTCACGGTCAGCCCGGCCAATGGGATATTGAGGGGGAACGCGCCGAGGCGGCGCGCGCGACCATGTTGCGGCTTGCTGAGTACGCGGCAGCACAACCTGATGAACTCAGTGATGTCGATGTTGAGGGCGTATTGAAGGACCTCGGGCAGGGAGAGCAGAGCACAAAGGATGAACGCGATCAGGGGGTTTTGATTGCCGGGCGGCGCCATGTTGGCGGCAAAACGCCCAACCAGCGCAGCTACCTCAAGTCGATCAAGCACAACACCCTGACACTGGCCGTTGGCCCCGCAGGATCGGGTAAAACCTATCTGGCGGTTGCAGCAGCAGTCGCAGCCCTGAACAGTAACCGCGTTGAACGCATTATCCTCACGCGCCCTGCCGTAGAGGCCGGAGAGAGGCTGGGTTTTCTTCCCGGTGATATGCAGCAGAAGGTTGATCCCTATTTGCGGCCGCTATTTGATGCGCTCTCCGATATGCTGGGTGTGGAGACGATGAATGCGATGCTTGAGCAGGGGCGTATTGAAGTTGCTCCGCTTGCCTACATGCGCGGTCGTACCCTCAATGATGCCTTTGTGATTCTTGATGAGGCGCAGAATACCACCCGGGAGCAGATGAAGATGTTCCTGACCCGGCTCGGCTTCGGCTCGATGATGGTTGTTACCGGTGATGTGACTCAGATCGATCTGCCACGCCACCAGCAGAGTGGGCTGTTGCATGCGCTGCAGGTGCTGGAGCATGTTCCTGATATCGGTATCTCCCGCTTGAGCAGCCGCGATGTTGTGCGCCATCAGCTGGTTGAACAGATCGTCAATGCCTATGAAGGGCTGGAGAAAAAAGAGCAATGATCGATGTTGTCGTAGATGATGATCTGGAGGGGATATTCACGCCTCCGGATCATATTGAAGAGGCTGTGCTGGCCGCATGTCAGGTTTCCGGGTATTCAGGGCAGGAGCCAGAGCTCTGCATCCGCTTTGCAAGCGATGATGAGGTGCGCCAGCTCAATGCTACATGGCGGAACAAGGACAAGGTGACCGATGTGCTCTCTTTTCCTGAGCAGGTTGCCCCTGATTTCGATTTTGAAGACTCACTCGGCGATATTGCACTGGCCGTTCCCTTTATTGCAGATGAGGCAGGGCGTCTTGGCCTGCCGCAGCAGGATCATGCCCTGCACCTGATCGTACACTCCACCCTGCACCTGCTCGGTTTTGACCATATCGATGATAGTGATGCTGATGAGATGCAGGAGCTGGAGCGGGAGGCAATGCGACTTCTTGGCCTCCACGACCCCTACCCTTTAGAACAAAAAATGAATCCGGAGATACTATGAATTCCGCAATCAAGAAAGGGCAGCACAGGCTGCGCGAGTCCTTGATCGAACACCTTCGTCCTGGCCGTGATGAGGCAGAGTTGCTCTCCGTTCTCGGGCGTGCTGAGGCTGTTCAGTCCGATGGACAGCGTAGCATGCTTGAGCAGGTGGTTGCCTTTAACGATACCCGTGTGCGCGAGGTGATGGTGCCGCGTTCGCAGATTCATGCGGTAAACGTGGATGCTTCTCTTGCAGAGGTAGAGGTCGCCCTGATTGAATATGGTGTCACCCGACTGGTGGTGATGGAGGCAGATATCGACCATGTGCTTGGCGTGGTACATATCCAGGATGTTCTGGCTGCGAGGGTTCGTGGCGAGGAGCCTTCTCTGACCACATTGATGCGCCCCTGCCTGCGTGTGCTGGAGCTGGAACAGGTACCCGGACTGCTTGAGGAGATGCGGGATCACTCCTGCCATATCGCCATGGTACTGGATGAGTATGGCGGCACCGCCGGCCTTGTGACGCTCTCAGACCTACTGCATGAGATCGTAGGTGAGATCGGTGAAGAGGGAGAGGACGAGAGTGAGTGCCAGTTGCAGGCCGATGGCAGCTATATGGTAGAGGCCCATATGCATATCGAAGATTTGATTGGTGAGATCGGTGTTCAGTTGCCACTGGGTGATTACGATACGGTCGGCGGCTGGATTACAGCCTCTCTGGCGCGGATTCCGAAGCGAGGAGAAACTGCGATGCTGGATGGATTCCAGGTTCATATCATTGAGGCTGATCCCCGGCGTATTACAAAGGTGCGCATGATCCGCTTGCAGGATATCAAGAAGAACACCGCCGGTGACTGATCGATTGCGCATGCTAGCGGCATTGGCCCTCGGTGGGCTGATGCCATTTTCTTTTTCCCCGTTTGATTATTCATGGTTGGCTATTCCGGCCCTTGCCGGATTCCTCTGGCTTCTCTGTCAGGGCAGGCCATTCCGCATCGGTTTCGCATTCGGTTTTGGTTGGTTCGGGTTGGGTGCATGGTGGCTGGCGCCAACCCTGCACACCTACGGACACATCCCATGGGTGTTTGCGCTTTTCTGTGTGGTTTTGGTGGGCTGTGTTATGGCCCTGCTGCCAGCGCTGTGGGCGTGGGTGGCGGCAAAGGATGGCGGCAGGTCGCACTGGATTCTGGTGAGCTTTCCCGCCGCTGCCGTGGGTGAAGAGTGGTTGCGTGGCCATATCTTTACGGGTCTGCCGTGGACAGCGCTCGGCAACCTGATGCTTGATACTCCGGCAGTCGGCTGGGCATCATGGATTGGTGTTTACGGCATAGCATTTATTCCGGCACTGCTTGCGGCATCGCTGCTGCTGCTTGTTACCCATGAGGAGAAAAAGTGGGGGATGGGCGGCGTTGTGGTTACCACACTGCTGGTGCTGGCTGCTCCTCAACCCTTCGATGCAGCCGGCGAGAAATCTTATCGTGCTGCCCTGATTCAGGGGAATATTCCGCAGGATCAGAAATGGGATGCTGCGTTCCTCAACGAGACAATGTTTCGTTATGCCAATCTCTCCGCTCAGGTGGCAGATGAGAGTGACATTATCATCTGGCCAGAGGCTGCGATTCCCTTCTTCCTCGAGCGTGCTCCTGATTGGGATCTCTGGCTCACTGATCAGATAAGGGAGTGGCGTGCCCCTCTGCTGTTCGGGGGACTGAAACTTACCGGAGAGAATACGGCCAATAATGGTCTTTTTGCAGAAGATCCGAATTTGGAGCTCCGCGAATTTGCGGGCAAACAGCATCTGGTGCCATTCGGCGAGTATGTTCCATCTTGGGTTCCATTCCTGCGTACGCTGGTGCCGGAGATTGCCAATTTCGTGCCAGCCGAGGATTCCGGGTTCGTGCAGGCTCGTGGAGTCCGTTATGGGGCGCTGATCTGTTACGAATCGCTCTTTCCCGAACAATCCCGCCGGCGTGTACAGAATGGTGCAGAAGTGCTGGTTAATGTTACCAACGATGCTTGGTACGGCACAACGCCTGCTGCATGGCAGCATTTCCAGGCGGCCCGCATGCGCGCTGTGGAGACAGGCCGCTACCTGTTGCGTGCTGCCAATACAGGCGTCACGGCTATTATCGGACCTGACGGGAAAGTGACAGCCACTGCTCCGTGGTGGACGCAAACGGCACTGACAGGTGAGTTCAGACTCTCTGATTCGATCACGCCGTATGTGCGTTGGGGAGATGCCCCTTTGCTGGGACTTCTGGTTTTGTTAGTAATTCCGCTGTTTGTGAGAAAGGAGAGCATATGAGCAGGCAGCAGGTGTGTGTGTTGGGGGCAGGATCGTGGGGCACTGCGCTGGCATTGGTTCTGGCCCGTAGTGGCCAGCGAGATGTGTGGTTGGTCACTAGGGATAAGGCGCAGGCGATTGAAATTGAATCTGCACGGGAGAACAGCCGCTACCTACCGGGCATTAACCTGCCCGCCAATATTCGGGTAACGGCAGATACGGCCCTTGCCATAGATAGTATTGATGCCTGCGTTTATGCGCTGCCCTGTGTCGCCGTGGATGCTTTTCTGCCGCTTCTTGCCCAAGGTGATTATCCGGTGATTGCAGCCTGCAAAGGACTGCATCCGGAAAGCTTGATCCGTACCGATGAGATGCTGGGCGGATATATCGATAAAGAACGCATTGCCCTGCTCTCCGGACCTTCATTTGCGATTGAGGTGGCCAAAGGGCAGCCGACGGCAATTGTCATGGCGGCAGAGAACCTGTCGCTGGCTGCGGCCGCCGCCTCCTTTTTCGATGCAACCAATTTCCGCATCTATCTCAGTGATGATGTGGTTGGCGTAGCCATGGGTGGCGCGCTGAAGAATGTCATTGCCATTGCCGCGGGCATGGCCGATGGGCTCGGCTTCGGCCATAACTCGGTGGCAGCGGCAGTGACCCGGGGGCTTGCCGAGATGGCGCGTCTAAGTGTGGCTTGTGGCGGCAGCACTGAGACACTGATGGGGCTCTCCGGGCTTGGTGATCTGGTGCTAACCTGTACAGGCGAGCTCTCACGCAATCGCCAGTTTGGTGTTGCAATTGCCAAAGGCAAAGGGTGTGAGGCTGCGATTGAGGAGATTGGCCAGGTCGTTGAAGGGGTGAGGACGGCAAGGGCCGCGAATCAACTGGCCGAAAAACTGAATATCGAACTGCCACTGATGCAGAGCATTCACCGTGTATTGACCGGTGAGATTGATATTCACGATGCGGTGGTGGAGCTGATGGCGAGGCCGGAGCGGCCGGAATAGATGGCGGATGAAGATGAACTGTTTGCCGAGGCGATGGGCAGGGTTCGCCCGCTTGCCGCTTCTAACAAGATTGATTCCGAAAGCCTGAAAAAACGAAAAAAAGAGCAGCTCTCCAGGCGGGTTCGGGTTGGCACGATCGAGCCGCCGCAACGCGCCTTTTCACCCGAAGTGACAGACGGTCCGTGGCAACTGATTGCTGATGGCGTATCCCGCGAACGGGTGCGGCGGCTGGGGGCAGGACGACCGCCTGTCGGTCCCACCTTTGACCTGCATGGCATGCGACGCGATGAAGCGCTGGAGCTGCTGGTTGAAGGTTTCAATGCGGCGCTGTTGGATGGGCAGCGGGCACTTCGTATCATTCACGGGCGTGGCCTGCATTCACAGGGAAAGGCGATTCTCAAGGAGGCGGTCTACCACTGGTTGCGCGAAGGGGCTTTTGCACATGCTGTGCTGGCGGCCATCCCCGAGCCGGGAAGCGGTGGTGGCGCCTGTCTGGTGCTGTTGCGCAGGCAGGGAACATAAGCGCATTTACGGCAGGTCGCCAGTTGTGAAGAGGGCGAGTGCATAAATTGCTGTCCGAAGCCGATTCCTTTGCTATAGTACTTCCATGATGATGCGATATTTTCTGTTGCCAGTTTCACTTGTTCTGATGCTCTCCTCCTATGCCTTTGCTGAAGAGGGTGAGGCTTTGCCGCCACCTGAAGTAAATGCTGAGGCGCCTGCTTCTGCCAACGATGAGGTGGAGGTAAAGGAGAGTGCTCCCAACCTCAATGAGGAACTGAGCGCACCTGATAGCGATGTAGCGATTGATGTGCGCTCCTATCAGCGTAAAGATGGTGCCAAGATCACAGAGTATGCTGTGCACGGGCGTGTATTTAAGATCAAAGTTCAGCCGGCTGGCGACCTGCCTGCCTACTACCTTGAGGATCGTGATGGCGATGGCAACTTTGAGCAGCGCCTGCCCGGTGGTGGCAAACGCATTTCACCACCAACCTGGGTTCTGCAAGAGTTCTGATTGATGCGGGTAAAGCTCCCGTCCCTGATTGTTATTACTGACAGTAGCCGATATTCGGATGAGCTCCTCTTCGCAGCACTGGAGCAGGCTTTAGCCCATGGGGTTGATGCGGTTCTTCTGCGCGAAAAGGCGCTGACTTCGGCAAAGCTTCTGGCGCTGGCGTCACGCTTGCGTGAACTCACCACTGCTTTTGGGGTCGCGCTCTATATTCATACACAGGCGGATATCGCCAATGCGGTAGATGCTGACGGGGTACATGTCGGAAGCGGTGATGTTACGAATATCCCGGCTATTCGCCGCTGGTTGAATAACCCGGAGAAAACCGTCTCGGTCTCCTGCCACACGGCGCAGGAGCTGCAGCTTGCTGAGCAGCACGGGGCGGATTTCGTATTTCTCTCACCTGTTTTTCCGACGCAGAGCCATCCGGGCTCCCCCCATCTGGGTGTAAAAGGATTCAACACTATGGCATCGACGACAAAGCTTCCGGTGGTGGCGCTCGGCGGCATCGACAGCAGCAACTGTGGCGAGCTGAAGGGCCGGCGCGTAGCCGTCATTGGCGCCATCCTCGGCGCAGAGGATCCCGGAAAAGCCGCAAAAGCCTTGCATAAGGCTATTTTCCAAGGCTGATTGCTGGCCATATGCTTATGGATGACTCGAAGGGGGTTAATAGATGAAGCAGCTGATCCTGATTCGGCATGCCAAGTCCAGCTGGGATGACTTGAGTGCGAGAGATTTTGACAGGGACTTGAGTAAGCGTGGCCGTGGTGATGCACCGGATATGGGGCGCAGGCTGGCTGAAAGGGGGTTGGTTCCGGATGCCTTCGTTATTAGCTCATCGCAGCGGACCAGAAGTACGGCATATCTGATGGCTGAGCAGTTCGGGTTCCCTGCTGAGGAGATCAAGCTCAAAAGCGAACTCTACCTGGCAAGCCCCGCCACAATGCTTAAGCTGATACGACACACTCCCGATCATGTGCAACGCCTTGCCCTGCTGGCACACAACCCGGGAATCACCGAGTTGACCAATCAGCTGGCTAGAAGCTGCATTGACAATATTCCCACCTGCGGCGTAGCGATCCTTGAACTGTCGATTGAGTCATGGAGCGAAGCCGGAAGCCGCACCCAGCTGCTCGATTTTGACTATCCGAAACGTGAAATCGAGGCGGCCGCATTGCAACAGGAGTCATAGCTCCTAGAGTGCTTCGCCATGACCCTTGGCGATAAAATCAAAACATTTGCTCCGGCTACCCTTCTGGTGCTGCTCGGGTTCGTGGTGGCCTACCAGTTTGTCGATCCGGCACCGCCAAGCACATTAATCCTCTCTGCGGGTTCGAAAGAGGGGGCTTATTATGCCCATGCCGGTAGCTATCGCGATTATCTGAAGCAGCGCGGCATCACCGTGACCATTCTGGAATCAGCCGGTTCACTGGAGAATGTTGAGCGTCTGGCTGAAGGAAAGGCCGATGTGGCCTTTGTGCAGAGTGGTATTGCAGACCCTCAAAATGATAATCTGGCATCGCTTGGCAGCATGTATTATGAGCCGCTTTGGGTGTTTGTACGTGCAGGGGTTCACCTTGAGTCACTGAGTGAGCTGAAAGGGAAAACCATTGCAGTCGGCATGGAAGGCAGTGGCACACGTGTTTTAAGTTTGCAGCTATTGAAGGAAAATGGCGTGCATGCAGACAATGCCACTATTCTGGCAACGGGTGGCAGTGCGGCTGCAGCGGCGCTGAAGGCAGGCAGTGTAGATGCTGTTTTCCTCGTGGCAGCAGCGACCGCTGAGACGGTGCTGCAGCTAAACCGTAATGCC comes from Mariprofundus aestuarium and encodes:
- a CDS encoding DUF2782 domain-containing protein codes for the protein MMMRYFLLPVSLVLMLSSYAFAEEGEALPPPEVNAEAPASANDEVEVKESAPNLNEELSAPDSDVAIDVRSYQRKDGAKITEYAVHGRVFKIKVQPAGDLPAYYLEDRDGDGNFEQRLPGGGKRISPPTWVLQEF
- the lnt gene encoding apolipoprotein N-acyltransferase gives rise to the protein MPFSFSPFDYSWLAIPALAGFLWLLCQGRPFRIGFAFGFGWFGLGAWWLAPTLHTYGHIPWVFALFCVVLVGCVMALLPALWAWVAAKDGGRSHWILVSFPAAAVGEEWLRGHIFTGLPWTALGNLMLDTPAVGWASWIGVYGIAFIPALLAASLLLLVTHEEKKWGMGGVVVTTLLVLAAPQPFDAAGEKSYRAALIQGNIPQDQKWDAAFLNETMFRYANLSAQVADESDIIIWPEAAIPFFLERAPDWDLWLTDQIREWRAPLLFGGLKLTGENTANNGLFAEDPNLELREFAGKQHLVPFGEYVPSWVPFLRTLVPEIANFVPAEDSGFVQARGVRYGALICYESLFPEQSRRRVQNGAEVLVNVTNDAWYGTTPAAWQHFQAARMRAVETGRYLLRAANTGVTAIIGPDGKVTATAPWWTQTALTGEFRLSDSITPYVRWGDAPLLGLLVLLVIPLFVRKESI
- a CDS encoding Smr/MutS family protein: MADEDELFAEAMGRVRPLAASNKIDSESLKKRKKEQLSRRVRVGTIEPPQRAFSPEVTDGPWQLIADGVSRERVRRLGAGRPPVGPTFDLHGMRRDEALELLVEGFNAALLDGQRALRIIHGRGLHSQGKAILKEAVYHWLREGAFAHAVLAAIPEPGSGGGACLVLLRRQGT
- a CDS encoding PhoH family protein, with product MTAVTLRLEARDSFSLQSLCGAGNRILNRVEQFYQVRFHGQPGQWDIEGERAEAARATMLRLAEYAAAQPDELSDVDVEGVLKDLGQGEQSTKDERDQGVLIAGRRHVGGKTPNQRSYLKSIKHNTLTLAVGPAGSGKTYLAVAAAVAALNSNRVERIILTRPAVEAGERLGFLPGDMQQKVDPYLRPLFDALSDMLGVETMNAMLEQGRIEVAPLAYMRGRTLNDAFVILDEAQNTTREQMKMFLTRLGFGSMMVVTGDVTQIDLPRHQQSGLLHALQVLEHVPDIGISRLSSRDVVRHQLVEQIVNAYEGLEKKEQ
- a CDS encoding thiamine phosphate synthase; the encoded protein is MRVKLPSLIVITDSSRYSDELLFAALEQALAHGVDAVLLREKALTSAKLLALASRLRELTTAFGVALYIHTQADIANAVDADGVHVGSGDVTNIPAIRRWLNNPEKTVSVSCHTAQELQLAEQHGADFVFLSPVFPTQSHPGSPHLGVKGFNTMASTTKLPVVALGGIDSSNCGELKGRRVAVIGAILGAEDPGKAAKALHKAIFQG
- a CDS encoding SixA phosphatase family protein, encoding MKQLILIRHAKSSWDDLSARDFDRDLSKRGRGDAPDMGRRLAERGLVPDAFVISSSQRTRSTAYLMAEQFGFPAEEIKLKSELYLASPATMLKLIRHTPDHVQRLALLAHNPGITELTNQLARSCIDNIPTCGVAILELSIESWSEAGSRTQLLDFDYPKREIEAAALQQES
- the miaB gene encoding tRNA (N6-isopentenyl adenosine(37)-C2)-methylthiotransferase MiaB, with the protein product MKNENQKLQSLDTLFIKTYGCQMNEYDSGRMADMMKQAYGLRLVATPDLADVILMNTCSVREKAEDKVYSELGRYKKLKDKRPDMIIGVGGCVGQQEGDRIQKRAPYVDIVFGPQTYHRLPEMIKEIRRNRVCLTEIDMPEIEKFDHLPKAESHGASGCVTIMEGCDKFCTFCVVPYTRGPEISRPVSDILDECRELLAGGAVEISLLGQNVNAYRGPGPDEEEWDFTMLLYAVAELAGLKRLRFSTSHPMEMTSELCLAFAEIPQLMPYLHLPVQSGSDNLLKVMHRGHNRETYFRIIDELREHCPDIALSSDFIVGYPGETEEDFEATLDLVRRVDYGSAFCFKYSPRPGTPASKVEDSVPEDVKDIRLQRLLALTREQTRAAMESQIGKIVEVLVEKESRDAGDMAGRTADFKIVHFKGQKRQIGQIMPVRITEAYGQSLRGELILASD
- a CDS encoding transporter associated domain-containing protein, which translates into the protein MNSAIKKGQHRLRESLIEHLRPGRDEAELLSVLGRAEAVQSDGQRSMLEQVVAFNDTRVREVMVPRSQIHAVNVDASLAEVEVALIEYGVTRLVVMEADIDHVLGVVHIQDVLAARVRGEEPSLTTLMRPCLRVLELEQVPGLLEEMRDHSCHIAMVLDEYGGTAGLVTLSDLLHEIVGEIGEEGEDESECQLQADGSYMVEAHMHIEDLIGEIGVQLPLGDYDTVGGWITASLARIPKRGETAMLDGFQVHIIEADPRRITKVRMIRLQDIKKNTAGD
- the ybeY gene encoding rRNA maturation RNase YbeY — translated: MIDVVVDDDLEGIFTPPDHIEEAVLAACQVSGYSGQEPELCIRFASDDEVRQLNATWRNKDKVTDVLSFPEQVAPDFDFEDSLGDIALAVPFIADEAGRLGLPQQDHALHLIVHSTLHLLGFDHIDDSDADEMQELEREAMRLLGLHDPYPLEQKMNPEIL
- a CDS encoding NAD(P)H-dependent glycerol-3-phosphate dehydrogenase; this translates as MSRQQVCVLGAGSWGTALALVLARSGQRDVWLVTRDKAQAIEIESARENSRYLPGINLPANIRVTADTALAIDSIDACVYALPCVAVDAFLPLLAQGDYPVIAACKGLHPESLIRTDEMLGGYIDKERIALLSGPSFAIEVAKGQPTAIVMAAENLSLAAAAASFFDATNFRIYLSDDVVGVAMGGALKNVIAIAAGMADGLGFGHNSVAAAVTRGLAEMARLSVACGGSTETLMGLSGLGDLVLTCTGELSRNRQFGVAIAKGKGCEAAIEEIGQVVEGVRTARAANQLAEKLNIELPLMQSIHRVLTGEIDIHDAVVELMARPERPE